In Sciurus carolinensis chromosome 17, mSciCar1.2, whole genome shotgun sequence, one genomic interval encodes:
- the Znf555 gene encoding LOW QUALITY PROTEIN: zinc finger protein 555 (The sequence of the model RefSeq protein was modified relative to this genomic sequence to represent the inferred CDS: inserted 3 bases in 3 codons; substituted 3 bases at 3 genomic stop codons) — translation MWPRQRSLCAVFLPQGSRHSPPGHKLGQCQESGRAYSRHSHLGTCEKHNGERPYVCMLRGKTFPCVCSLNRHVRTHTAEKXFECQQRGRAFINLSSLRSHARSHTGEKPYRCADCGEAFSSSTFRRHAIAHTGEKPHKCAXCGXAFSYSSAFRRHMVMHTGEKPHKRRQCRKTFIYPQSFXRHEPAPGGEKPYECEKCGKAFSHPSSFRGHMSVHTGEKPHKCKQCGRTFNWPVSLWKHRRAHAREKPFHCRACGRAFSVSACFLEHVQMRPEDQSWECTLRGKAFRCHVSLQKHVXRLTVEKLCECQPCGRAFSWLERLQLPMRTHSAEKPYRCQERGKVFKRPSSLPVHVRLHTGERPYCCEQSRKAFXCSSSLRRHVQGALQVQGGTAS, via the exons ATGTGGCCCAGACAGAGAAGCCTCTGTGCAGTGTTCCTGCCTCAAGGGTCACGTCACTCTCCACCTGGGCACAAACTGGGCCAGTGCCAGGAGAGCGGGCGAGCCTACAGTCGCCACTCACACCTGGGAACGTGTGAGAAGCACAATGGGGAGAGGCCCTATGTGTGCATGCTGCGTGGGAAGACCTTTCCTTGTGTGTGTTCCCTCAACAGGCACGTAAGAACGCACACTGCTGAGA GCTTTGAGTGCCAGCAACGTGGGAGAGCCTTCATCAACCTCTCCAGCCTCAGGAGCCACGCGAGAAGTCACACGGGAGAGAAGCCGTACAGGTGTGCGGACTGCGGGGAAGCCTTCAGCTCCTCCACGTTCCGCAGGCACGCGATTGCACACACCGGAGAGAAGCCACATAAATGTGCATAGTGCG AAGCCTTCAGCTACTCCTCGGCTTTTCGGAGACACATGGTAAtgcacactggagagaagccccacAAACGCAGACAGTGTAGGAAAACCTTCatttatccccagtccttttgaagaCACGAACCTGCTCCTggtggagagaaaccctatgaatgtgaGAAGTGTGGGAAAGCTTTCAGTCACCCCTCGTCCTTTCGAGGACACATGAGTGtgcacactggagagaaaccccaCAAGTGCAAGCAGTGTGGGAGGACTTTTAACTGGCCCGTATCCCTATGGAAACACAGGAGAGCACATGCCAGAGAGAAGCCTTTCCACTGCAGGGCCTGCGGGAGGGCCTTCAGCGTGTCAGCCTGCTTCCTGGAACACGTGCAGATGCGCCCCGAGGACCAGTCCTGGGAGTGCACGCTGCGTGGGAAGGCTTTCCGTTGCCACGTGTCCTTACAAAAGCACGTGTGAAGGCTCACCGTGGAGAAGCTCTGTGAGTGCCAGCCGTGTGGGAGAGCCTTCAGCTGGCTGGAACGCCTGCAGCTGCCCATGAGGACACACAGCGCAGAGAAGCCCTACCGATGTCAGGAGCGTGGGAAAGTCTTCAAAAGGCCGTCCTCCCTGCCAGTGCACGTGCGCCTGCACACTGGGGAGAGGCCCTATTGCTGCGAGCAGAGCAGGAAGGcct cctgttcctcctctCTGAGGAGACACGTGCAGGGAGCCCTGCAGGTGCAAGGCGGGACAGCCTCCTGA